AAAACTCGAGTTCTTCTTCGTAGTTAGCACTAGCAATAGAGTAAGCACGCATTAACGGTTTGCCATTTACTTCAAGGCCGATCATCACAAATTGACCGTTTTTAAAACGTAGTGCAGTGTCGCGCGTCGTTTTAAAAGAGAATAAAGTATCATTCCAATGGTGGACGTGAGTAATCTTTTCGACGTTGAAAGCAGCCATTAAAGGTCTCAATAAATTATCAAATTAGAACAGGTTGCTATTCTAATCTAAAATCATTCTCGATAAACTGAATATATTTAATTGAGCTTATTAGAAAAAGTGATGATGACTGAGTTAACCTTGCCAATTATTGGCTACATGCACTCTTCTTATAAGGAGAAGTTTGGTATTCCTCGTCAGCCTAACTTGGTTCAAGTGGAATCGTATATTGAAATGTTATCGCCCTATAATGATGTTCTGGCCTTTGAAGGGATTGAGGCATTTAGTCATTTATGGTTGGTGTGGCAGTTTCATGAGAATAAAAATTCAGAAAAAACCCAGTTCCGCCCGCAAGTTCGTCCGCCACGTTTAGGAGGAAATAAAAAAATAGGGGTGTTTGCTACTCGCAGCATGTATCGTCCTTCACCGATTGGTCTATCGGTGGTGAGGCTCAAGTGTGTCAAAAAAGAAGGGAAGTCAGTTCGAGTGTATGTCACAGGAAGTGATTTGCTAGATGGCACCCCGATAGTCGATATCAAACCCTATATACAATACTCAGATGCCGTTATAGATGCGGAAAGTGGCTATGCGCAAGATGAACCTAAACGTAAGTCTGTGATATGGTCGGATCGGGCGATCGAACAGAAGCAACAGCTTTTGACGAATGGAAAATTGTCTGTACAGACCGCACAAGAGCTTGAAGCCGTTTTATCTTTAGATCCCAGACCAGCGTATCAGGATGATGAAGCGAGGGTATATAAAATGAAATTTGCTACTGTTGATATCTCCTTTACAGTGGGTGAAACTACAGTGAATATCACGGCGGTAGAATGAGAGTCTTAAAGAGAGAAGCTCCAATACAACAGCCCAATCAAAACCACCATATGCAAAATCTGAATTGGGGCAAAAGCAATAAAGTATTGTTGACCACCTGTTAAGGCGGCATTAACGGATTTAGCAACAGCGTGTGCAGCCAAACCTAAGATAAATGCAGACATTGCTGCCGTGTCTGCCGGTGTTCCTTGCATGACCACTGTTGCCATCGCTGCATGAATTTCAAATAAAGAAGCCAACAAAGTCCCAGCGATTAAACCTGCATCTCCCAGCCAAAGGTTGAGTCCATACACAACCGCTTGGATGAGCGTCAAAGTCAGGGCAATAATGCCTGCCTCTTTTAAGCTAAACATGCGTGAATCATTGGGTTGATGTTGTTCTTGTGCGGGCGCAGATCGTACCAACATGTAGGCACAGATCCCTAAAAGGACACTTGCCACAAGGGTTGGAAGCAGAATGGTCTTGAGCCAAAGCATACTTACACCAGCGACGATAATCAGCAGTTGCAACAAAGTTGCAATACAGGACATAAGTGCAGCACCTGCATTAGGTTTAGCCAGTGCTCGGCCTGCACGTACCTCCATACCTAAGCTGGCAACAGTCGCTGTACTCGATACAAATCCTGAAGCGATCGCCGATAAAATCATGGCATTTTTAGTGCTCAGCAGTCGTTTGGCAATATGTGCAAGCGCTTGAACAGCAAGGATGAGCGTGACTAATTTTAAAATAATGTAGGGATTCAGTACAGCACCCCATAAAGGCGTATTCGGCGTTAAAGGCAGGGCAATTAAAATCAGCGCTAGGAGAAAGATACCGTCTTTAAACTCAGCTTCAGTAATCCATTTTCCAGCAATGCTGTGCATAGAATGTTTGGTCATTAAAATAATGGTCAGTAGCACGGCTAAACCTGCCGCTAAAGAGGTATTCCACAGGCACATGGCCCCAATAAAATAGGTCATGACAAATGCAAGTTCAGTGGTTGAACCCAAATCTTCTGTTTGGTTTTTCATTGAGAATATAACTATACCGCCGATGATCAGCGCACCGACAATACCAATACTAAAACCAAATAAAAAACAAATAGCGCCGATAAGGGCACAAATGGCAAAAGAGCGTAGTCCTGCAAAGCTCTGTTGATTTTCACGTTGTTTACTTCGTTCACGTTCTAGACCAATCAACAGTCCACAGCCCAATGCCGAAGCCAAAGTAATAAGGACATCAGATAAAGCCAAGCTGTTGATGGAAATTGCGTTGAAGTCCAAGCCTATCTCACAAAAGCTAATGATCTGTCTAAAATATAGGCGAATGCTGGATGTGGATTCAAGTTGAAAGTGCAAGAATCCTAAGTGAATTCGTGATTATATTTATGAACTAGGCTATTCCTCGACATTTGTAGGATTTGCTTGTGCTTTGTGCGAATGAATACAGAAAATCTTGCTATAGTGGGGTTATGTTTGGGGATGTATAACAATGAATTTTAATTTTGAAATTGATACCACTTGGTGCTTAGATCAACTCTTTAAAGATGGGCGAATTACTGAAAAAGAAAAAAATCTAGTACAAACCACGCACCGTCAACGCGATCAATTAAAGTGGCATCCTTTACAGTGGATTGCTCATTTTAATTTGGTGGATCAGTCGCATCTGCAGTCGAGACTGACATTAAATCGACTCTGTCAGTGGTTAGCCGAAAAGA
This DNA window, taken from Acinetobacter sp. WCHA55, encodes the following:
- the tsaA gene encoding tRNA (N6-threonylcarbamoyladenosine(37)-N6)-methyltransferase TrmO, with product MMTELTLPIIGYMHSSYKEKFGIPRQPNLVQVESYIEMLSPYNDVLAFEGIEAFSHLWLVWQFHENKNSEKTQFRPQVRPPRLGGNKKIGVFATRSMYRPSPIGLSVVRLKCVKKEGKSVRVYVTGSDLLDGTPIVDIKPYIQYSDAVIDAESGYAQDEPKRKSVIWSDRAIEQKQQLLTNGKLSVQTAQELEAVLSLDPRPAYQDDEARVYKMKFATVDISFTVGETTVNITAVE
- a CDS encoding MgtC/SapB family protein — its product is MDFNAISINSLALSDVLITLASALGCGLLIGLERERSKQRENQQSFAGLRSFAICALIGAICFLFGFSIGIVGALIIGGIVIFSMKNQTEDLGSTTELAFVMTYFIGAMCLWNTSLAAGLAVLLTIILMTKHSMHSIAGKWITEAEFKDGIFLLALILIALPLTPNTPLWGAVLNPYIILKLVTLILAVQALAHIAKRLLSTKNAMILSAIASGFVSSTATVASLGMEVRAGRALAKPNAGAALMSCIATLLQLLIIVAGVSMLWLKTILLPTLVASVLLGICAYMLVRSAPAQEQHQPNDSRMFSLKEAGIIALTLTLIQAVVYGLNLWLGDAGLIAGTLLASLFEIHAAMATVVMQGTPADTAAMSAFILGLAAHAVAKSVNAALTGGQQYFIAFAPIQILHMVVLIGLLYWSFSL